A stretch of DNA from Juglans microcarpa x Juglans regia isolate MS1-56 chromosome 5D, Jm3101_v1.0, whole genome shotgun sequence:
ATTATCTCATGCGAAATATTTGCGATCTGGATTCATTTCAAGCTTAATTTCAATCACTTGTGTATACACTGCcacaatgaaaatttaaaattgcgtttggatagtgaggtattttaaaatattttgagaataatagtaaaaaaataattaaaaactaatcatagaatattaaataataataaaaaataagtaaaaaataataataaaataattaatagtagtAGAATATCTTGACACGCAAACTAGCCTTATAAtgtatacaaaattaatcttataatattgtgAGGGAAAAAGAGCACGTGTTGAAAAGAGATAAGTAACCCTGCATGCTGCCCCATGCAGCTAAGTAGCTAGCTAGATCGATAGATAATTTtggtttgaaatatttaattttcaccTAATTTAACTGcagattttaatatatatatatatatatatattaacgcAAAACCTTTTAtgcctatatataatatgcacctaacttatataaaaacataaaatttgcatattttaaTCTGGAAATTTGAACTAACCCTATTCCATCAAATTCATTAGTTaagaaaatctcaaaacaactttattaatttattacaacCAAAAGACTATTTGCAACCaattttaattgcaaatagtcatttcgctgaaATTAACTAGTCACAAAaatccgtttttcttgtagttaaCAAAAAAGGACAAGGCGTTATCCGGCCTTTCGTTTAAgtgttaattaattttataacaaacCCCTACTCCATCAAATTCAttagttaagaaaaattatatatatatatgcttttattttttaaaaaaaagtaatgttagatatagttttaaggTATATAAGCTGTTATatttactcctttttttttaaaaaaaaaaaggtgtgttCATCATGAAAAAAGTTCATTTTATCATgtgggttttaaatttttcttacaattttctaaaaaaattgcGTGAAACTTAcatactctataattatattaattattttccttctgAAAATGCCATATGCAATGTGATAATATGAAAGTGCtggctggctagctagctagcttataaTCCATGCACTTATATATgttgctgagaaaaaaaaattcaaactctACAATTGATTTTGAAATATATGACTTCTATATATTCTACAAAATTCAGGtttcgtttgaatttaaaattcatcttaattcatttcaactcatcttatttcattattacaactttctcattaaattttcacacaaaatataataaacaattcaacttttattttactattaacaaacaatctcaatctatctcaactcatatctgaATCCAAAAAAACATTAGAAAGATACATATTTTAGAGCAACTTTCAATGAGAAGCCTGATAAGATTTTGAAGATCAACacttttttgaaataatttaaaatcaattaatcCAACAACTAATTTGAGTAATCTCCCTGTAATAAGGATCAGCGGAAGAAGGCCAGAAAAGGGGAGCTAGCATGATCCAAACAAAGTTAATTTGATATTACAactctaattttaattaagttaaccatatgtttatttatatatagtaattcaGACTAGTTATACCCTATAACACATCATGAGCGAGCTTGGGTTGAATCTAGCTAGGAGCTATTACGGTCTTTACAGGACAAACATCATCGTTTGAGGAATCGAAGGAGCGGCAAATTAAATGGCCACGAAGTTGAAACATTGGAAAGACAATTTTAAAATCCACAAAAGGAGGACCCACTCGGCCTAACCAAACCTTTTCAATTCTACAGTGTTCTTTCACGCAATGATTTGTCTTCTGTAACGCACTGAGTTATCACTGAACAAACCTCGAAACAAACCTCgaaactcaagaaaaatgaCTTGGGatcatgaaataatattattcagcCCACGTGTCCCCAATGCTGACGCGATTAGGTCCTGGTGGTGGTTTGACACTTGAGCAATTAATGATAAGGATAGAAGAAGACAAAACTAGCACAAGATCCACGCCATGATTTTTCAATAAAGCAAAACCCCacccttttcctttccttttatcTGTGGTCCCCACTCTTTTGAGTCGCCTCTTCTACCCCGACACGTACCCTCTACTCTTTTTAGTCAAAGTCTCCATTACCAATAATCCCCATgcaaaatattacttttttagtACGTGATAAGACAGTTGGCCTCACAGGTGGCATGGACAGGTGTCTCTCCCAGTTTCACCGGCTGCCTTCTCCGGTCATGTCGCCGGGCTCTTAGTCTCACTGTCGGGGATCATCGAGACCAGTCTACTCTTTCAAATCATAAACAAGTCTGATCACTTCATTTATACATGATAATTATCAACCGGTTGATGTCGTACACtattgttttttggattttctttttttctatcttcttttagACAAAACCTCTTTGGGGATAGCCAGATGGAGAAGTTaccatattaaaaattattaaaattttagaagatataattcttttgaatatttatgttaaacgtagttcttaaaaaaaaaaaaacatattatggaAACacgcatttttaaaaaatctactcGTGCTTGTCTGTCTTTTTTACTTTCTGTGCTTCTCGTGTTTGTCTGCCCATGCATTTGACTTAAGTTGATCAATACTAGGCTGAGGGTTTCTCCAAATAATATAATcagaatatgattgaaaaaaCCGAGGGAAAAAGTGAGTACATGAATGGCATATCGAAAAGGGCAACATATGAttcaataaacataaaaaagtagatcttgCTAATTGCTGATACAGTAACATTAACAATATGgtactaataattaattattgggAAACGTTTTCACGTATCGCATCGATTCCATCAAATTCACATCCCAGAAAATGTAAAAGGCTTTTCCAATCGGTTTTTGACATTACACAAAATCATTAACATCCAAGATATCCgggatttcaaatttcaacatgtTGCTGCAATAGCTCTCCCTCTCATCTTCAGTACTGTTGCCATTGACGTATGTTGAATTCGAGTTCAATGGTTTTGGGCTCGATGAAGGGGTCGATAAAACTGACGCGAAGCTGAAATTCTGGTTGCTGTTGTTGGAGTACTGGAAAGTTGATGATTCAGAAGAAGGGTCCATCATAGTTTGACAATCAGACCCATAATTGTAATAACTTGGTATAGAAACATAGTCTTCAGTAAAATCTAAGGGCATCCCATTGCTTTGCCACTCAGTTGGTTGAGAGTTCGAGGAGCTGAAGTGGGTAAAATTTGATGGGAACTGCTCTACATTGGGCTCCATGATTTGTGCCTCACTAGGAAATGAAACACAAGGGTTACTCACTGTAGTGCAACATGGAATTTCTTGAATAGGCGCATGAAGTTCTTCGGGTACTTGGACAAGCTGTGAAATTTGGTTTTGTATTTGGGGATTGCAAAGCTGGTTTTCTTGAAGATTTTGAACAAGCAAGTTTGGGTTTTCATGGTGGCCGGATGACATAAAAGATGTGGCTAGCCTTAAAAGTTCTGGATTCACTAAGGTTTGGACCCCAAGAAGCCTTGACACGTTCATCTGAGATGGATTGTAAAGCGAGGAACTCAGAATTGAGGAAAGGTCGAGAAGATCGAGACGTGGACTGTGAGTCACTGGATCAATTCCCATTCGTAGGAGCCTCTTTCTAATGTGTGTGTTCCAGTAGTTCTTGATTTCGTTGTCTGTCCTTCCAGGCAACCGAGCTGCAATGGAAGACCACCTGTGACAAACATGGCAGACAAATCAGAAAAAGAGTGTGAGGATGACCACCTATGACAAATACAGAGCTTGGTATTCAAGAAGACGAAAAATTCTTACTTGTTGCCCAATATACTATGCAGCTGAATAATTGTCTCCTCCTCTTCAAAAGAAAACCTGCCTCTCTTAATATCGGGTCTCAGATAGTTAGTCCATCGAAGACGGCAGCTCTTTCCGCACCTTTGAAGTCCTACTCAATTTAAAAAGTGACATGAAAACCTCATTACCGTATAATATTACGCGGTAGTGTCCACAAACAACCTTAAAAATATGTATCACgaagaaaagaaagttgaaGACAAGTCACATACCGGCATTCTTCGGTAACGTTCTCCAATTGCCATACCCATGTTTCTGAATATAATCCATGAGTTTCTGGTCTTCCTCCGGCGTCCAGGGCCCTTTCTTGAGGCCGCTTTTTTCACAACAAGGTGCTCTACCCATGGCTGAAAAGTAATCAGCTAGAGCTGTGCTCCTGTCTTCTAGGAGTTGAGGATATATTAAGCCTTCTTTGAGGCAATATTGTTTAGCTTGGTTGAAACGAGAAACAGAGATGTTAAAGAGGGAGAGGTTTCGAGCCAAAAGGGAAACGGAGAGAGCAACTGATGTAGGGTCCGTATGGAGACGTACTTACTTGTATAAATAGCAAAAGGGTGTAAGAAACCATGAGAGAAGTCAAAAGGATTCGGTGCCGTCCTCGATTTATCACCATGGCGACGtgtcctttctctctctctctccctctctctctctttcttcgaAGACATATTGTCTATCTTTTTCCGGCGGGAAGTATGAGTACTAGCTTTCTGGGATTTCATATAATAGCTGTCACCAACGTCATGAATCATGATATATGGCTCCACGCTATAAGCTGGGTTCGCTTCAATCAGCTGGCTTATTGGCTAGCCTCCTAGCAAGATTTTTGTTGAACAGAGTTATTTGTGCCACGTGCAGAGGCCAAAGTGTTTGGACAGAGTTAAGTtctgtttagatgttgaagtgagttgagttgagttgagatgataaaatattattaaaataatattttttaatattattattattttaaaatttaaaaaagttgaattgtttattatattttgtattgagatttgaaaaagttgtaatgatgagttaagatgaatttatgttcctaacaattttttaatttttaatttaatttattttatcatattttactattctatctattatatattaattagtaatcagaataatt
This window harbors:
- the LOC121266548 gene encoding transcription factor MYB102-like → MGRAPCCEKSGLKKGPWTPEEDQKLMDYIQKHGYGNWRTLPKNAGLQRCGKSCRLRWTNYLRPDIKRGRFSFEEEETIIQLHSILGNKWSSIAARLPGRTDNEIKNYWNTHIRKRLLRMGIDPVTHSPRLDLLDLSSILSSSLYNPSQMNVSRLLGVQTLVNPELLRLATSFMSSGHHENPNLLVQNLQENQLCNPQIQNQISQLVQVPEELHAPIQEIPCCTTVSNPCVSFPSEAQIMEPNVEQFPSNFTHFSSSNSQPTEWQSNGMPLDFTEDYVSIPSYYNYGSDCQTMMDPSSESSTFQYSNNSNQNFSFASVLSTPSSSPKPLNSNSTYVNGNSTEDERESYCSNMLKFEIPDILDVNDFV